One region of Phycisphaerae bacterium genomic DNA includes:
- a CDS encoding alpha/beta fold hydrolase yields the protein MVEMESIRIRYADFYEAHARLWHPRETRGAVLYLHGIQSHGLWFETSAQRLAEAGYAVLLPDRRGSGRNEIERGHTPSAWRLLRDAAEGMDELHIRTRLSRFHLVGVSWGGKLALALHRYLPARVASLALIAPGLFPKVDIPLAQKIRVGWSAITNRHAAFDIPLNDPELFTANPARQAFIRNDPLALRTVTAAFLLASRKLDRYARQGQRPATGGRNGFPEEAAETSKRQDTGPQRAGSHAEGVTCGGCPLRVFLGGQDRIIHNARTKEFVRELPWSRREIIEYPEAHHTLEFEIRPDRFFDDLVNFIPEAE from the coding sequence ATGGTCGAGATGGAGTCGATTCGAATCCGGTATGCGGATTTCTACGAAGCCCATGCCCGGCTGTGGCATCCTCGGGAAACACGCGGCGCCGTTCTCTATCTGCATGGGATTCAGTCGCACGGATTGTGGTTCGAGACCTCGGCCCAGCGGCTGGCCGAGGCGGGCTATGCGGTGCTGCTTCCCGATCGCCGCGGAAGCGGGCGGAACGAGATCGAGCGCGGACACACGCCTTCCGCCTGGCGACTGCTCCGCGATGCCGCCGAGGGCATGGATGAACTGCACATCCGGACCCGCTTGAGCCGGTTCCATCTGGTCGGGGTCAGTTGGGGCGGCAAGCTCGCCCTCGCGCTGCACCGGTACCTGCCCGCCAGGGTCGCAAGCCTCGCTCTGATCGCGCCCGGCCTGTTCCCCAAGGTTGACATTCCACTCGCTCAGAAGATCCGCGTCGGCTGGTCGGCCATCACCAACCGCCACGCCGCGTTTGACATTCCGCTCAACGATCCGGAATTGTTCACCGCCAATCCGGCCAGGCAAGCCTTCATCCGCAACGACCCTCTGGCACTCCGGACAGTAACCGCGGCGTTTCTGCTCGCCTCGCGAAAGCTGGATCGATACGCCCGACAAGGCCAGCGACCGGCGACCGGTGGCCGCAACGGATTTCCCGAAGAAGCCGCCGAGACATCAAAACGCCAAGACACCGGCCCGCAAAGAGCAGGATCCCACGCCGAAGGCGTGACCTGCGGCGGCTGCCCCTTGCGAGTCTTCCTGGGCGGTCAGGATCGGATCATCCACAATGCGCGAACCAAGGAGTTCGTACGCGAGCTGCCTTGGTCGCGGCGTGAGATCATCGAGTACCCAGAGGCCCATCATACCCTTGAGTTCGAGATCCGGCCCGACCGGTTCTTCGACGACCTGGTCAATTTCATCCCCGAGGCAGAATGA
- a CDS encoding prepilin-type N-terminal cleavage/methylation domain-containing protein translates to MTQGPLRVRIGQRSKGFTLIEVLVVVAIIALLLSVLLPSLSQAREQAKRVVCLTNMSNMPKATLTFATEHRGFAQLIGTYQEWPVVDANYTKYEYQNGFFNHGMIAGTTNWLKPWPIAYAKQLGLSGYKRAEQYFEEAAQGSKEASYYYKKFGRVEVLVCPSDKDPVNNVWSPTGGSVVGAVSYAANEDVFGISDPTTNPREGQPWSEDPKTHVGRSGDETPTRAKRLEGDMGKIVRPSEVVLYCDGGNEDASNEPALLITNSGSMNGPYLENYEWVWGRLPHYRHSPKGGLAVAFADGSGKYVQPIEWKKRGNVPYVKRYAPRVRVSPYPVGILTKEQP, encoded by the coding sequence ATGACGCAAGGACCACTTAGGGTGAGGATTGGTCAACGATCGAAGGGCTTCACGCTGATTGAGGTGTTGGTGGTCGTGGCGATCATCGCGCTGCTGCTGTCGGTGCTCCTGCCATCTCTCTCGCAGGCTCGCGAGCAGGCCAAGCGCGTGGTGTGTCTGACCAACATGTCGAACATGCCCAAGGCGACATTGACTTTCGCCACCGAGCACCGGGGCTTCGCCCAGCTCATCGGCACCTACCAGGAATGGCCGGTCGTCGATGCGAACTACACCAAGTACGAATACCAGAACGGCTTCTTCAACCACGGCATGATTGCGGGTACGACGAACTGGCTGAAGCCTTGGCCGATCGCTTACGCCAAACAGCTGGGTCTCTCTGGATACAAGCGGGCTGAGCAGTATTTTGAGGAGGCGGCCCAGGGCAGCAAGGAAGCCTCTTACTACTACAAGAAGTTCGGTCGGGTGGAGGTGCTCGTGTGCCCTTCAGACAAGGACCCGGTCAACAACGTCTGGTCTCCGACGGGTGGCTCTGTCGTCGGTGCCGTTTCCTACGCGGCCAATGAGGACGTGTTCGGGATCTCGGATCCGACGACGAACCCAAGAGAGGGGCAGCCCTGGTCGGAGGATCCGAAGACCCACGTGGGGCGGAGCGGCGACGAGACGCCGACCCGTGCCAAGCGGCTGGAAGGGGACATGGGCAAGATCGTCCGTCCCAGTGAGGTTGTGTTGTACTGTGATGGCGGCAATGAAGACGCCTCCAACGAGCCCGCGCTGTTGATTACCAACAGCGGTTCGATGAATGGGCCGTACCTCGAGAACTACGAGTGGGTGTGGGGTCGCCTGCCGCACTACCGGCACAGTCCCAAGGGCGGGCTCGCGGTGGCGTTCGCGGACGGCTCCGGCAAGTACGTTCAGCCGATCGAGTGGAAGAAGAGAGGCAACGTGCCGTACGTGAAGCGGTATGCTCCTCGCGTTCGTGTCTCGCCTTATCCGGTGGGCATCCTGACGAAGGAGCAGCCGTGA
- a CDS encoding HAMP domain-containing histidine kinase codes for MTSLDQLLSDEIHTLGTRRQQSIYKATEAQSRILQVLVVNTCIGAFLCVIGLWFVRRWVIQPVGVLKQAIARVRQGDFSPQVSLPRNDELGKLGSQISQMAAQIGRLQDRLVDRERQAAASEMVAHLEEHMRAPLSEIRALSATGAENEVRDREVLECQERIAATVTQFEAWLRDLKGSLAPAKSEPRPVLVSEVVSNVLTAVRPTLERRRVQAVAGIDPRVGEVRIDRLQFEQAIVALVTNAAEASKGGQTVRIVVRPCQISDDSWELEVQDEGSGIPPELMEKIFLPFFTTKRDGNGIGLGLVKAIIGQHGGELHVHSERGKGSRFTVRLPQLTRLVGARA; via the coding sequence TTGACCTCACTCGACCAACTCCTGTCGGACGAGATCCACACACTGGGAACCCGTCGCCAACAGAGCATCTACAAGGCGACCGAAGCCCAGAGCCGAATCCTGCAGGTTCTGGTTGTGAACACCTGTATTGGAGCGTTTCTTTGTGTTATTGGGCTCTGGTTCGTTCGGAGGTGGGTGATTCAGCCGGTTGGAGTACTCAAACAGGCGATCGCCCGGGTCCGACAAGGCGATTTCAGTCCTCAGGTCAGTCTCCCCCGGAACGATGAACTGGGCAAGCTGGGGAGTCAGATCAGTCAAATGGCGGCTCAGATCGGTCGCCTTCAGGATCGGCTTGTGGATCGGGAGCGGCAGGCCGCGGCTAGCGAGATGGTGGCCCATCTCGAGGAACATATGCGGGCACCGCTTTCCGAGATACGCGCTCTGTCCGCCACAGGCGCCGAAAACGAGGTCCGGGATCGCGAGGTCTTGGAGTGCCAGGAGCGGATCGCCGCGACGGTCACCCAGTTCGAGGCTTGGTTGCGGGACTTGAAGGGCTCGCTTGCACCGGCGAAGAGCGAGCCCCGTCCGGTCTTGGTCTCCGAGGTGGTCTCGAATGTTCTCACCGCAGTGCGGCCGACCCTGGAACGGCGCAGGGTGCAAGCCGTGGCCGGAATTGACCCTCGGGTCGGCGAGGTCCGGATCGACCGGCTTCAATTCGAACAGGCAATCGTTGCCCTCGTGACCAACGCCGCGGAGGCCTCCAAGGGTGGCCAAACGGTGCGAATTGTCGTGAGACCCTGTCAGATCTCTGATGACAGCTGGGAACTGGAAGTTCAAGACGAAGGGAGCGGCATCCCTCCTGAACTGATGGAGAAGATCTTCCTTCCCTTCTTCACGACCAAGCGGGACGGCAACGGCATCGGTCTGGGCCTGGTCAAAGCGATCATTGGCCAACACGGTGGTGAATTGCATGTCCATTCGGAGCGGGGGAAGGGTAGCCGGTTCACCGTTCGCCTTCCTCAACTGACTCGGTTGGTGGGCGCACGCGCGTGA
- a CDS encoding dockerin type I repeat-containing protein produces MKHLADELRCLRCPGIRRGRSMVWIVALTLSGLLQPAAAQADRVTSQDTHGDAVAHRTDVGADGLIDTAGHQLPDLLSWTIGTWKPNNPKIDLFSGTWANTGDFFRLDLVFEGLVNPPGPVGCCGDAAFDPFRYGPSPVSGYIEIDVDQDVSTGGELEWPSLRYLGNTSRFGGLPQQVSIGDRAAVDARALDGNVTTSPQVECSGEDFHLELTGWEASISQIERSDTSDWLFSTGETWILSGRFFHRAHGYSPFSSACCRAGVSIGNYEPLVKVQFSHASMSDRTTISLVYPLTNAGSASMTGSGVVEPADAFFTNQNSVSEGLWELVISAFAATPSDRLLPEFALIAPWENKNPDGHLDPTFWRLTMLVGSSYPSPEDALFVWSDLYPNVKTGDLNGDGNANSADLVIFNSYLLQNDGDPLIDADGQVNGSIEIVDFGPGFSLCDLNYDGLVDGDDGAMIGGPLSSRADFDHDGDVDLTDFGHLQRCLTGGSGAGLFGPGCRNADLDRDFDVDQEDMGVFVRCVSGPAVPADPSCGRN; encoded by the coding sequence ATGAAGCACCTGGCCGACGAGCTTCGCTGCCTACGTTGTCCCGGCATTCGCCGTGGCAGGTCGATGGTGTGGATAGTCGCCTTGACTCTGAGCGGCCTGCTGCAGCCGGCCGCCGCTCAGGCGGACCGAGTGACGTCACAGGATACACACGGCGACGCCGTCGCCCACCGCACGGACGTCGGCGCTGACGGCCTCATCGATACCGCCGGTCATCAACTGCCGGACCTGCTGTCGTGGACTATCGGTACTTGGAAGCCCAACAACCCCAAGATCGATCTCTTCTCGGGCACCTGGGCCAATACCGGCGACTTCTTCCGACTCGACCTGGTTTTTGAGGGGCTGGTTAACCCGCCCGGTCCCGTGGGCTGCTGTGGTGATGCTGCTTTCGACCCGTTCCGGTACGGCCCCAGCCCGGTCTCCGGGTACATCGAGATCGACGTGGACCAGGACGTGAGCACCGGCGGCGAACTGGAGTGGCCCAGCCTTCGCTACCTGGGCAACACTTCACGGTTCGGGGGCCTACCCCAACAAGTCTCAATCGGTGATCGGGCCGCCGTCGACGCACGAGCATTGGACGGCAACGTGACCACGTCACCGCAGGTGGAGTGCAGCGGTGAGGATTTTCATTTGGAACTGACAGGCTGGGAGGCGAGTATCAGCCAAATCGAGCGATCCGATACGTCGGATTGGCTGTTCAGTACAGGCGAAACGTGGATCCTCTCAGGGCGCTTCTTCCATCGTGCCCACGGATACAGCCCATTCAGTTCGGCTTGCTGTCGAGCGGGGGTATCCATCGGCAACTACGAGCCCCTCGTCAAAGTGCAGTTCTCGCACGCTTCCATGTCCGACCGGACGACCATCAGCCTGGTTTATCCACTGACCAATGCGGGCTCCGCTTCCATGACTGGGAGTGGGGTGGTGGAACCTGCGGACGCCTTTTTCACCAATCAAAACAGCGTCTCCGAGGGCTTGTGGGAACTGGTCATCAGTGCCTTCGCGGCCACGCCAAGCGATCGACTGCTTCCCGAGTTTGCGCTCATCGCTCCCTGGGAGAACAAGAATCCTGATGGCCACCTGGATCCGACCTTCTGGCGGCTGACCATGCTGGTTGGGAGCAGCTATCCTTCGCCCGAGGATGCCCTGTTCGTATGGTCGGACCTCTATCCTAACGTCAAGACGGGCGATCTAAACGGCGACGGCAACGCCAACTCGGCCGATCTGGTCATCTTCAATTCGTACCTCCTTCAGAATGATGGTGATCCTCTCATCGACGCCGACGGCCAAGTCAACGGCAGTATCGAGATTGTCGATTTTGGGCCTGGTTTCAGTCTGTGCGATCTGAACTATGACGGACTGGTGGATGGCGATGACGGCGCCATGATTGGAGGTCCGCTGTCATCTCGGGCTGATTTTGACCACGATGGGGACGTCGATTTGACCGACTTCGGACACTTGCAGCGGTGCCTGACCGGCGGATCAGGCGCGGGACTCTTCGGCCCGGGCTGCCGGAACGCCGACCTGGATCGTGATTTCGATGTGGATCAGGAAGACATGGGTGTTTTCGTTCGTTGCGTGAGTGGACCGGCTGTCCCGGCTGATCCGAGTTGCGGCCGGAACTAG
- a CDS encoding DUF2961 domain-containing protein has protein sequence MRPCRLPCRILVMALFVPLLRTQVAVGEVRLSYSELLSFLTDLNRLPVIEPGVYCRQFSSYDRRSRLDEATGKYIDWEANGDSGQYIRVDPDTQEGVMADMEGPGCIVRIWSANPQGVIRFYLDGDTKPTYEWDFVALFRGEMWPFIRPLVWCRDPKNTYSAADCYLPIPFAKSCKVTSVIIGKDGKSQTPRLFYHIDYRTFPKGWQVDTFKLPLTSEQQQAVSQTAAKWAGGREERYKVREVTVEPGETLTVEEIKGPAVIVEFRAKLMSSEKWAMRKVLLKAYWDGAEVPSINCPIGDFFGEPKDVPYRSYPMEISDQLNACFFPMPFHKSAKILLINEGRMPAKVKVSVGHLSKEVPENWGLFHAKYRQQKASTTFDYSFIEATGAGKFVGVCLFPDNIHGGWWGEGDEKVWVDGEKFPSWFGTGSEDYFGDAGSIRHFTNPLHGHPQKVRERMQGCYRWHMADNIPFYRSFRMTMEDYAALPLEKVKNDYYSVAYWYQLPGGSDTFEDTPVSERIPRVHVQRGAIEAENCVAKGGLPPGMTWVDDEDLPQELSAGRGVKLVGGVGSSFTFAVPSNWSDRYVPRLGAAPGVKGSSYELLVNGQKLDKYAHMAEGPNSIGVRFTGAPVEGDRCELIVDYFQLNRPD, from the coding sequence ATGCGTCCGTGCAGACTTCCCTGTCGGATTCTGGTGATGGCTCTTTTTGTCCCGTTGCTCCGTACCCAGGTGGCGGTTGGCGAGGTCCGGCTCAGCTATAGCGAGCTGCTCAGCTTCCTGACTGATCTAAACCGCCTGCCGGTCATCGAGCCGGGCGTGTATTGTCGGCAGTTCAGCAGCTACGACCGTAGAAGCCGCCTCGACGAAGCTACAGGCAAGTACATTGACTGGGAAGCCAATGGCGATTCCGGGCAGTACATCCGCGTCGACCCTGACACACAGGAAGGCGTGATGGCGGATATGGAGGGTCCGGGATGTATTGTCCGCATTTGGTCCGCCAATCCTCAGGGCGTGATCCGTTTCTACCTGGATGGGGACACCAAGCCGACCTACGAATGGGATTTCGTTGCCCTGTTTCGGGGTGAGATGTGGCCGTTCATCAGGCCCCTGGTCTGGTGCCGCGACCCGAAGAACACCTACTCGGCGGCTGACTGCTATCTGCCGATCCCGTTCGCCAAGAGCTGCAAAGTCACCAGCGTGATCATCGGCAAGGACGGCAAATCGCAGACGCCGAGGCTCTTCTACCACATTGACTACCGGACGTTCCCGAAGGGCTGGCAGGTGGACACTTTCAAGCTGCCGCTGACCAGCGAGCAGCAACAGGCAGTGAGCCAAACCGCCGCGAAGTGGGCTGGTGGGCGAGAAGAGCGCTACAAGGTCAGGGAAGTCACAGTCGAACCCGGCGAGACGCTCACGGTTGAGGAGATCAAGGGGCCGGCGGTTATCGTCGAGTTCCGGGCCAAGTTGATGTCCTCTGAGAAATGGGCGATGCGGAAGGTGTTGCTGAAGGCCTACTGGGACGGGGCGGAGGTGCCGTCCATCAACTGCCCGATCGGCGATTTTTTTGGCGAACCCAAGGACGTGCCCTATCGATCGTATCCCATGGAGATTTCGGACCAGCTCAACGCGTGCTTCTTTCCCATGCCGTTTCATAAGTCCGCGAAGATCCTCCTGATTAACGAAGGCAGAATGCCGGCGAAGGTCAAGGTCTCGGTCGGTCACTTGAGCAAGGAAGTCCCTGAGAACTGGGGCCTCTTTCATGCCAAGTATCGCCAGCAGAAAGCCTCAACAACGTTCGACTACTCGTTCATCGAAGCCACCGGTGCCGGCAAGTTCGTCGGCGTCTGCCTGTTTCCGGACAACATCCATGGCGGATGGTGGGGCGAGGGCGATGAGAAGGTGTGGGTGGATGGCGAGAAGTTCCCCTCCTGGTTCGGTACCGGCTCCGAGGACTACTTCGGTGACGCCGGGAGCATCCGGCACTTCACCAACCCTTTGCATGGACATCCCCAGAAGGTCCGCGAGCGGATGCAGGGCTGCTACCGCTGGCACATGGCGGACAACATTCCCTTCTATAGGTCGTTCAGGATGACCATGGAGGACTATGCTGCCCTGCCGCTCGAAAAGGTCAAGAACGACTACTACTCCGTAGCCTATTGGTATCAGCTACCTGGTGGAAGCGATACCTTCGAGGACACGCCGGTGAGCGAACGGATTCCCCGCGTCCACGTTCAGCGGGGTGCGATCGAGGCTGAGAACTGTGTGGCGAAGGGCGGCTTGCCTCCCGGCATGACATGGGTCGACGACGAGGACCTTCCCCAGGAACTCTCCGCAGGTCGTGGGGTCAAGCTGGTTGGAGGAGTTGGAAGTAGCTTCACCTTCGCGGTACCGTCGAATTGGAGTGATCGGTACGTTCCGAGGCTGGGGGCAGCCCCTGGTGTGAAGGGATCCAGCTACGAATTGTTGGTCAACGGTCAGAAGCTGGACAAGTACGCCCACATGGCCGAAGGGCCCAACTCAATCGGTGTTCGGTTCACCGGGGCACCCGTGGAGGGCGACCGCTGCGAGTTGATCGTCGACTACTTCCAGCTGAATCGGCCTGATTGA